The Haloplanus sp. CK5-1 genome contains a region encoding:
- a CDS encoding ABC transporter ATP-binding protein: MLLELENVVSGYGDAIIVHGVDMQMEDGEVVTIIGPNGAGKSTLLKTIVGVVEAREGSVHFNGTDLAGKPPEEIVEYGMCYVRQNDNIFPNLSVMENLKMGAWPAEGKDWFDFDERLEEVYDQFPVLEDRADQRAGSLSGGQQQMVAMGTAMILDPDLLVLDEPSAGLAPQLVEEMFEKIVEINDAGTPILMVEQNARAALKRSDRGIVLDMGENRFQGTGEELLDSDEVAELYLGTD, from the coding sequence ATGTTACTCGAACTCGAGAACGTCGTCAGCGGCTACGGCGACGCGATCATCGTCCACGGTGTCGACATGCAGATGGAAGACGGCGAGGTGGTCACGATCATCGGCCCGAACGGGGCCGGGAAGTCGACCCTGCTGAAGACCATCGTCGGCGTCGTCGAGGCCCGGGAGGGCTCGGTCCACTTCAACGGCACCGATCTGGCCGGCAAGCCGCCGGAGGAAATCGTCGAGTACGGCATGTGTTACGTCCGCCAGAACGACAACATCTTCCCGAACCTCTCGGTCATGGAGAACCTGAAGATGGGCGCGTGGCCCGCCGAGGGGAAAGACTGGTTCGACTTTGACGAGCGACTCGAGGAGGTGTACGACCAGTTCCCCGTCCTCGAGGACCGCGCCGACCAGCGGGCCGGCTCCCTCAGCGGCGGCCAACAGCAGATGGTCGCGATGGGGACCGCGATGATCCTCGATCCCGATCTGCTCGTCCTCGACGAGCCGTCGGCGGGGCTGGCCCCGCAACTCGTCGAGGAGATGTTCGAGAAGATCGTCGAGATCAACGACGCCGGCACGCCGATCCTGATGGTCGAGCAGAACGCTCGGGCGGCGCTCAAGCGCTCCGACCGCGGCATCGTCCTCGATATGGGCGAGAATCGGTTCCAGGGCACCGGCGAGGAGTTGCTCGACAGCGACGAGGTGGCCGAACTCTACCTCGGCACCGACTGA
- a CDS encoding branched-chain amino acid ABC transporter permease — MVLDPQLIWNGLVVGSIISVAALGLTLIFGILNFINIAYGDYMAAGAYVAWAVNAQVGLPLGVAIVAGVLFMSVGSVVLDKLVFQHFRTRSPITLLIVSIGVAFFIRNLLRAIWGPSGHFYDLPMEANPSFAGVRFSVEQIAIIVVSLLLLLGVYAMLRRTRIGIAMRAASDDRMLSRIRGVDTEKLVLYVWLIGGAIAGLSGIMLGLDAQIRPNMGFTALIAIFAAVILGGIGDPKGAVAGGYFIGVAQEVSVAVIPSEYKFGVGLVALIIGLLTRPDGLFGEATR, encoded by the coding sequence ATGGTACTCGATCCACAACTCATCTGGAACGGACTGGTCGTCGGAAGCATCATCTCCGTCGCCGCGTTGGGGCTGACGCTCATCTTCGGCATCCTCAACTTCATCAACATCGCGTACGGCGACTACATGGCCGCCGGCGCGTACGTCGCCTGGGCGGTCAACGCACAGGTCGGACTGCCGCTCGGCGTCGCCATCGTCGCCGGCGTCCTCTTCATGTCCGTCGGTTCGGTGGTCCTCGACAAACTGGTCTTCCAGCACTTCCGGACCCGGAGCCCGATCACGCTGCTCATCGTCTCGATTGGCGTGGCCTTCTTCATCCGGAACCTGCTGCGTGCGATCTGGGGGCCCAGTGGGCACTTCTACGACCTCCCGATGGAGGCCAACCCCTCCTTTGCGGGGGTCAGGTTCAGCGTCGAACAGATCGCGATCATCGTCGTGAGCCTGCTCCTGTTGCTCGGCGTCTACGCCATGCTCCGTCGGACCCGGATCGGCATCGCGATGCGCGCGGCGTCCGACGACCGGATGCTCTCGCGCATCCGCGGCGTCGACACGGAGAAACTCGTCCTGTACGTCTGGCTGATCGGCGGTGCCATCGCCGGCCTCAGCGGCATTATGCTCGGACTCGACGCCCAGATCCGCCCGAACATGGGCTTTACCGCCCTGATCGCCATCTTCGCGGCGGTCATCCTGGGCGGCATCGGTGACCCCAAGGGTGCCGTCGCCGGCGGCTACTTCATCGGCGTCGCACAGGAAGTGAGCGTCGCCGTCATCCCCTCGGAGTACAAGTTCGGCGTCGGTCTCGTTGCACTGATCATCGGTCTGCTCACACGTCCGGACGGCCTGTTCGGGGAGGCGACGCGATGA
- a CDS encoding O-acetylhomoserine aminocarboxypropyltransferase/cysteine synthase family protein, producing the protein MPDDETDAPGFHTRSLHAGQRPDPSTGSRAPPIYQTTSYVFDDADDAAGQFALETEGHIYSRLMNPTVGTLQERLASLEGGVGAVATASGMAALDLATFLLAEAGDNVVTASALYGGTYTYLTHSVERRGITTRFVDTLDYDAYADAIDDDTAYVHLETIGNPALVTPDIERIADIAHENGVPLLVDNTFATPYLCRPVEHGADLVWNSTTKWLHGSGSTVGGVLVDGGTFDWGTYADDYPEIGADNPAYHGVNFHETFAPAGFTYAAIARGLRDLGDQQSPFDAWVTLQKLESFPMRMDRHCENAMAVAEHLADHPDVGWVTYPGLPDHETHDAASEYLDDGYGGMITFGLEAGYEAARETVNNVELASLLANVGDAKTLVIHPASTTHQQLTEDEQRAAGVTPDMVRLSVGLEDVEDIVADLDRAIDAAT; encoded by the coding sequence ATGCCAGACGACGAGACCGACGCACCCGGATTCCACACGCGAAGCCTGCACGCCGGCCAGCGCCCCGATCCGTCGACGGGTTCGCGCGCGCCGCCCATCTACCAGACCACGTCGTACGTCTTCGACGACGCCGACGACGCCGCGGGGCAGTTCGCCCTCGAGACGGAGGGCCACATCTACTCGCGGCTGATGAACCCGACCGTCGGCACCCTCCAGGAGCGTCTCGCCTCGCTCGAAGGTGGCGTCGGGGCCGTCGCCACCGCCTCCGGGATGGCCGCCCTCGACCTCGCGACGTTCCTGCTCGCGGAGGCGGGCGACAACGTCGTCACCGCCTCGGCGCTGTACGGCGGCACCTACACGTACCTCACCCACTCCGTCGAGCGCCGTGGGATTACGACCCGGTTCGTCGACACGCTGGACTACGACGCCTACGCCGACGCCATCGACGACGACACCGCGTACGTCCACCTCGAGACGATCGGCAACCCGGCGCTGGTGACCCCCGACATCGAGCGCATCGCGGACATCGCCCACGAGAACGGCGTCCCCCTCCTCGTCGACAACACGTTCGCGACGCCGTATCTGTGCCGACCGGTCGAACACGGCGCTGATCTCGTGTGGAACTCGACGACCAAGTGGCTCCACGGATCGGGGTCGACCGTCGGCGGGGTCCTGGTCGACGGCGGCACCTTCGACTGGGGGACGTACGCCGACGACTACCCCGAGATCGGCGCGGACAACCCCGCCTACCACGGCGTCAACTTCCACGAGACGTTCGCGCCCGCGGGCTTCACCTACGCTGCCATCGCCCGCGGCCTGCGGGATCTGGGCGACCAGCAGTCGCCGTTCGACGCGTGGGTCACCCTCCAGAAACTGGAGTCGTTCCCGATGCGGATGGACCGCCACTGCGAGAACGCGATGGCCGTCGCGGAACATCTCGCCGACCACCCCGACGTGGGCTGGGTGACCTACCCCGGCCTCCCGGACCACGAGACCCACGACGCCGCCAGCGAGTACCTCGACGACGGCTACGGCGGCATGATCACCTTCGGCCTCGAGGCGGGGTACGAGGCCGCCCGCGAGACGGTGAACAACGTGGAACTCGCCTCGCTGCTGGCGAACGTCGGCGACGCGAAGACGCTGGTGATCCACCCCGCCTCGACCACCCACCAGCAGTTGACCGAGGACGAACAGCGCGCGGCGGGGGTCACGCCCGACATGGTCCGTCTGTCCGTCGGACTGGAGGACGTCGAGGACATCGTCGCCGACTTGGATCGAGCCATCGACGCCGCGACCTGA
- a CDS encoding ATP-dependent DNA helicase yields the protein MNPADIPGLPSGAAGRLAESGIEELYPPQAAAVDAGVTGGDSLVASVPTASGKTLIAELAMLSSVARGGTALYIVPLRALAGEKKAEFERWAELDEPDVSVGISTGNYESSEEWLADRDIVVATSEKVDSLVRNGAPWLEDLTCVVADEVHLVDDPNRGPTLEVTLAKLRRITPDLQVVALSATVDNADEVADWLDAELVESDWRPIDLRTGVHFGDAITFADGDQREVPVAKGERATAALVADTVDEDGSSLVFVNSRRNAEAEARRLADVTADRLSDDERDELAAVADEVAGVSDTETSDDLAGVVRKGAAFHHAGLSAEHRSLVEDAFRDRLLKVICATPTLAAGVNTPSRRVIVRDWRRYDGEFGGMKPLDTLEVHQMFGRAGRPGLDPYGEAVLLAKDHDTMDELFERYVWADSEPVGSKLAREPAMRTHLLSTVASGFAHTRSGLLEFLDRTLYAVQSDDTRHLESVVDDVLEYLVANDFVERDGDGITATPLGHTVSRLYLDPMSAAEIVDGLRAAEDPTALGLYHLVSRTPDMYELYLKSGDRETYTELCYEREAEFLGRVPSEFEDVRFEEWLSALKTAKLLEDWASEVDEDRITERYGVGPGDVRGKVDTAEWLLGAAEQLAVELDLDCVAAVNEAKRRVADGVREELLDLTGVRGIGRKRARRLYEAGVESRADLREAEKSVVLGALRGREATAERILENAGRRDPSMTDVTPAEGSAGDDGESADADADTDRRSADSGADQQASLGDFE from the coding sequence ATGAACCCCGCCGACATCCCCGGGCTCCCGTCGGGCGCCGCCGGCCGTCTCGCCGAGTCGGGGATCGAGGAACTCTACCCGCCACAGGCCGCGGCCGTCGACGCCGGCGTCACCGGGGGCGACAGCCTCGTCGCCAGCGTGCCGACGGCCAGCGGCAAGACCCTGATCGCGGAACTCGCCATGCTGTCGAGTGTCGCCCGCGGCGGCACGGCGCTGTACATCGTCCCGCTCCGGGCGCTCGCCGGCGAGAAGAAAGCCGAGTTCGAGCGCTGGGCCGAGCTCGACGAGCCGGACGTGTCGGTGGGCATCTCGACGGGCAACTACGAGTCGAGCGAGGAGTGGCTGGCCGACCGCGACATCGTCGTCGCCACGAGCGAGAAGGTGGACTCGCTGGTGCGCAACGGCGCGCCGTGGCTCGAGGACCTCACCTGCGTCGTCGCCGACGAGGTCCACCTCGTCGACGATCCGAACCGGGGGCCGACGCTGGAGGTGACGCTGGCGAAACTCCGGCGCATCACCCCCGACCTCCAGGTCGTCGCGCTCTCGGCCACCGTCGACAACGCCGACGAGGTGGCCGACTGGCTGGACGCCGAACTCGTCGAGTCCGACTGGCGGCCGATCGACCTCCGGACGGGAGTCCACTTCGGCGACGCAATCACCTTCGCCGACGGCGATCAGCGGGAGGTGCCGGTGGCGAAGGGCGAACGGGCCACCGCCGCCCTGGTCGCCGACACCGTCGACGAGGACGGCTCGTCGCTGGTCTTCGTCAACTCCCGGCGCAACGCCGAGGCGGAGGCCCGGCGGCTGGCCGACGTGACTGCGGACCGACTCTCCGACGACGAACGCGACGAACTCGCCGCCGTCGCCGACGAGGTGGCCGGCGTCTCCGACACCGAGACGAGCGACGACCTGGCCGGAGTCGTCCGGAAGGGTGCGGCCTTCCACCACGCCGGCCTCTCGGCCGAGCACCGATCGCTCGTCGAGGACGCCTTCCGCGACCGGCTGCTGAAAGTCATCTGTGCGACGCCGACACTCGCGGCGGGGGTCAACACGCCCAGCCGGCGGGTGATCGTCCGCGACTGGCGGCGCTACGACGGCGAGTTCGGCGGCATGAAACCCCTCGACACGCTGGAGGTCCACCAGATGTTCGGCCGCGCCGGGCGGCCGGGCCTCGACCCCTACGGCGAGGCCGTCCTACTCGCGAAGGACCACGACACGATGGACGAACTGTTCGAGAGGTACGTGTGGGCCGATTCGGAGCCCGTGGGGTCGAAACTCGCCCGCGAACCGGCGATGCGGACCCACCTACTCTCGACGGTCGCCTCCGGATTTGCCCACACCCGATCCGGCCTGCTCGAGTTCCTCGACCGGACGCTGTACGCCGTCCAGTCCGACGACACGCGTCACTTGGAGTCGGTCGTCGACGACGTGTTGGAGTATCTCGTCGCCAACGACTTCGTCGAACGCGACGGCGACGGGATCACCGCCACTCCCCTCGGCCACACCGTCTCCCGCCTGTATCTCGACCCGATGAGCGCGGCCGAAATCGTCGACGGCCTGCGGGCGGCCGAGGACCCCACCGCCCTCGGGCTCTACCACCTCGTCTCCCGCACCCCCGACATGTACGAACTCTACCTGAAGTCGGGCGATCGGGAGACGTACACCGAACTCTGCTACGAGCGCGAGGCCGAGTTCCTCGGCCGCGTCCCCTCGGAGTTCGAGGACGTGCGCTTCGAGGAGTGGCTGTCGGCGCTGAAGACGGCGAAACTGCTGGAGGACTGGGCGAGTGAGGTCGACGAGGACCGGATCACCGAGCGCTACGGCGTCGGTCCCGGCGACGTGCGCGGCAAGGTCGACACCGCCGAGTGGTTGCTCGGCGCGGCCGAGCAACTCGCGGTCGAACTCGATCTGGACTGTGTCGCCGCCGTCAACGAGGCGAAACGGCGCGTCGCGGACGGCGTCCGCGAGGAACTGCTCGATCTGACCGGTGTCCGTGGGATCGGCCGCAAACGCGCCCGCCGCCTCTACGAGGCCGGCGTCGAGTCGCGGGCCGACCTCCGCGAGGCGGAGAAGTCCGTCGTCCTCGGTGCGCTCCGGGGCCGCGAGGCGACCGCCGAGCGCATCCTCGAAAACGCCGGCCGCCGTGATCCCTCGATGACGGACGTGACGCCGGCCGAGGGGAGTGCGGGGGACGACGGCGAGTCGGCCGACGCCGATGCCGACACGGACCGACGGTCGGCCGACTCCGGGGCCGACCAGCAGGCCAGCCTGGGTGATTTCGAGTGA
- the thrC gene encoding threonine synthase, producing the protein MSMDLTAATPSEPAAADDGVWLACIECGETFAPFDEIRYTCDHCDCLLEVRYAEPPTFDDFEGQGVWRYAAALPFETGVSLPEGDTPLHHVPRLEEEFGVERLRVKHEGMNPTGAFKDRGMTVGVRVAQELGVGRLACASTGNTSAALAAYGARGGMETLVLLPAGKVASGKIAQAALHDARILEVDGNFDDCLDIVQELATAGEVYLLNSLNPFRLEGQKTIGLEILEEFVADHGTYPDRIVLPVGNAGNTAALYKCFRELVQSGALDPEDVPKLTGVQAEGAAPMVEAIEEGNDEIRRWPDVETVATAIRIGNPVNAPKALPGIRATDGTAVSVSDEAITDAQRALAGEGVGVEPASATSIAGLRKLRDRGVVDADEQVVCLTTGHLLKDPEAAFEAGGDPEPVPNDVDAVLEHIAE; encoded by the coding sequence ATGAGTATGGATCTGACCGCGGCCACCCCGTCGGAACCCGCCGCCGCCGACGACGGCGTCTGGCTCGCGTGTATCGAGTGTGGCGAGACGTTCGCGCCCTTCGACGAGATCAGGTACACCTGCGACCACTGTGACTGCCTGCTCGAAGTTCGGTACGCCGAACCGCCGACCTTCGACGACTTCGAGGGACAAGGGGTCTGGCGGTACGCCGCCGCGCTTCCCTTCGAGACCGGCGTCAGCCTCCCCGAGGGCGACACGCCGCTGCACCACGTCCCGCGGCTGGAGGAGGAGTTCGGCGTCGAGCGCCTCCGGGTCAAACACGAGGGGATGAACCCGACGGGTGCGTTCAAGGACCGCGGCATGACCGTCGGCGTCCGCGTCGCACAGGAACTCGGAGTCGGGCGGTTGGCGTGTGCCTCGACGGGGAACACGAGCGCCGCCCTCGCGGCCTACGGCGCACGCGGCGGGATGGAGACGCTCGTCCTCCTCCCCGCGGGCAAGGTGGCCTCGGGCAAGATCGCGCAGGCCGCCCTCCACGACGCCCGAATCCTCGAGGTCGACGGCAACTTCGACGACTGCCTCGACATCGTGCAGGAACTCGCCACGGCCGGCGAGGTGTACCTGCTCAACTCGCTGAACCCCTTCCGACTGGAGGGACAGAAGACCATCGGCCTGGAAATCTTAGAGGAGTTCGTGGCCGACCACGGCACCTATCCGGACCGTATCGTCCTCCCGGTCGGCAACGCGGGCAACACGGCGGCGCTCTACAAGTGCTTCCGGGAACTCGTCCAGAGCGGGGCGCTCGATCCCGAAGACGTGCCGAAACTCACCGGCGTACAGGCCGAGGGCGCGGCCCCGATGGTCGAAGCGATCGAGGAGGGAAACGACGAGATCCGCCGGTGGCCGGACGTCGAGACGGTCGCCACGGCCATCCGCATCGGCAACCCGGTGAACGCGCCGAAGGCGCTCCCGGGCATCCGGGCGACCGACGGTACCGCCGTCTCGGTCAGCGACGAGGCGATCACCGACGCACAGCGTGCGCTCGCGGGCGAGGGCGTCGGCGTCGAACCCGCCTCCGCGACGTCGATCGCTGGCCTCCGGAAACTCCGCGACCGGGGGGTCGTCGACGCCGACGAACAGGTGGTCTGTCTCACCACCGGTCACCTGCTGAAAGACCCCGAGGCCGCCTTCGAAGCGGGAGGCGATCCCGAACCGGTACCCAACGACGTGGACGCCGTCCTCGAACACATCGCGGAGTAG
- a CDS encoding helix-turn-helix domain-containing protein, producing the protein MVDAPDIDELVGVEEPSFRHVLSCVFGIQEHESRTYLVLLDNPGSTVAELAEDLDRDRSNVNRSLTTLLDKRLVERERRLLDPGGYVYQYTATPLPEAKELMHHTLDEWVAQVHDAIDEFQP; encoded by the coding sequence ATGGTCGACGCCCCCGACATCGACGAACTGGTCGGCGTCGAAGAGCCGAGCTTTCGACACGTCCTATCCTGCGTGTTCGGTATCCAGGAACACGAGAGCCGGACGTATCTCGTCCTGTTGGACAACCCGGGCAGCACGGTGGCGGAACTCGCCGAGGACCTCGACCGCGACCGGAGCAACGTCAACCGATCGCTGACGACGTTGCTCGACAAGCGACTGGTCGAACGGGAGCGTCGTCTCCTCGATCCGGGTGGCTACGTCTACCAGTACACCGCGACGCCGCTCCCGGAGGCCAAGGAACTGATGCACCACACGCTCGACGAGTGGGTCGCGCAGGTCCACGACGCGATCGACGAGTTCCAGCCGTAG
- the serB gene encoding phosphoserine phosphatase SerB: protein MRLVAFDFDGTLSDSEMTVLLGEQCGVADRMAEVTERAMNDEIGYAESLRERAALLEGLDTERADDAFDGVRLRPGAADLLEALNDAGHHTAVLTGGFERGVEHALDRAGVGVDTVIANRLPREGGHLTGDVEGPLIEGTKDRALESLAADLDYPLSRTVAVGDGANDLPMLEVAGLSVGFLPKPAVRPACDVVVASMDRLGRAFEERGLIDANRA, encoded by the coding sequence ATGCGACTCGTCGCCTTCGACTTCGACGGCACGCTCTCCGACTCGGAGATGACGGTGCTCCTTGGCGAACAGTGTGGCGTCGCCGACCGGATGGCCGAGGTCACGGAACGCGCGATGAACGACGAGATCGGATACGCCGAGAGCCTGCGCGAACGGGCTGCGCTGCTGGAGGGACTGGACACGGAACGGGCCGACGACGCCTTCGACGGGGTGCGCCTGCGACCCGGCGCGGCCGACCTGCTCGAAGCCCTGAACGACGCCGGCCACCACACCGCCGTCCTCACGGGAGGGTTCGAACGGGGGGTCGAGCACGCCCTCGACCGCGCGGGCGTCGGCGTCGACACCGTGATCGCCAACCGCCTCCCCCGGGAGGGTGGCCACCTCACCGGCGACGTCGAGGGGCCGCTGATCGAGGGCACCAAAGACCGGGCGTTGGAGTCGCTGGCGGCCGATCTGGACTACCCACTCTCGCGAACCGTCGCCGTCGGTGACGGAGCGAACGACCTCCCGATGCTGGAAGTCGCGGGACTGTCGGTGGGCTTCCTCCCCAAGCCGGCGGTGCGGCCCGCCTGCGACGTCGTCGTGGCGTCGATGGACCGCCTCGGTCGAGCGTTCGAGGAACGGGGGCTGATCGACGCGAACCGAGCGTGA
- a CDS encoding ABC transporter ATP-binding protein, producing the protein MTLLEANNLRKTFGGIVAVDDVSFEVERTEIVGVIGPNGAGKSTMFKLLAGFHHPDEGTVTFDGENITGLPPNERTQRGLVRTFQIAQELTGMRVMDNMLLASQNNPGEKVLAAAANTSGVREFERDARARAEELLKFLELWDLRDEYAGNLSGGQRKLLELGRALMADPELLLLDEPMAGVNPDLTDRLLQRIMELRDERDMTFLVVEHDIEAIMRISDTVIGLHDGAVLSKGTPEEVQSDERMLEAYLGGDV; encoded by the coding sequence ATGACGCTCCTCGAAGCCAACAACCTCCGGAAGACGTTCGGCGGCATCGTCGCCGTCGACGACGTCTCCTTCGAGGTCGAGCGCACGGAGATCGTCGGCGTCATCGGCCCGAACGGGGCCGGCAAGTCCACCATGTTCAAACTGCTCGCGGGCTTCCACCACCCCGACGAGGGGACCGTGACGTTCGACGGCGAGAACATAACCGGACTGCCACCCAACGAGCGGACCCAACGCGGTCTGGTGCGGACCTTCCAGATCGCACAGGAACTCACTGGGATGCGAGTGATGGACAACATGCTGCTCGCGTCGCAGAACAACCCCGGCGAGAAGGTGCTCGCGGCGGCCGCGAACACCAGCGGGGTCCGCGAGTTTGAGCGGGACGCCCGCGCCCGCGCCGAGGAACTCCTGAAGTTCCTCGAACTCTGGGACCTGCGCGACGAGTACGCCGGCAACCTCTCGGGCGGTCAGCGAAAGCTGCTGGAACTCGGCCGGGCGCTGATGGCCGATCCGGAGCTCCTGTTGCTCGACGAGCCGATGGCTGGGGTCAATCCGGACCTGACCGACCGACTCCTCCAGCGCATCATGGAGTTGCGCGACGAGCGCGACATGACCTTCCTCGTCGTGGAACACGACATCGAAGCGATCATGCGCATCTCCGACACCGTCATCGGCCTGCACGACGGCGCGGTGCTCTCGAAGGGTACCCCGGAGGAAGTCCAGTCCGACGAGCGGATGCTCGAAGCGTACCTCGGAGGTGACGTCTAA
- the serA gene encoding phosphoglycerate dehydrogenase — protein sequence MRVLVTDPIADAGLDRLRTAGHEVETAYDAEGSDLLDAVADAHALVVRSGTDVTEAVFEAAPDLVIVGRAGIGVDNIDIDAATDHGVIVANAPEGNVRAAAEHTVAMAFATARSIPQAHARLRDGEWAKGDYLGTELNGKTLGVVGLGRVGQEVAKRLGSLGMELVAYDPYIGQERADQLGAELVDFEACLDRADFLTVHTPLTPETEGLIAGDELTHMEGGYLINCARGGVVDETALAAAVEDGTLAGAAVDVFADEPVSPDNPLLAVDDVVVTPHLGASTEAAQEHVATSIADQVVAAFADEPVANALNAPSIDESAFPRVEPYIGLAETAGKVAAQMFEGRISTVRVRYEGDIADEDVEFVTASALKGVFEPLEWQVNAVNAPNIAEERGIEVTEEKTRQSDDFQSLVTVTVGDGTDDIVVGTTLFAGDDPRIVRIDGYRVDAVPHGQMLVVRNYDRPGVLGLIGTVLGDNEVNIAGMFNGRETVGGEAMTVYNLDDPVPEGAVETIRADERIIDVTGITLGDGEDD from the coding sequence ATGAGGGTACTCGTCACGGACCCGATCGCCGATGCGGGGTTGGACCGGCTTCGTACCGCGGGCCACGAGGTGGAGACCGCCTACGACGCCGAGGGGTCCGACCTGCTCGACGCCGTCGCGGACGCCCACGCGCTCGTCGTGCGTTCGGGAACGGACGTGACCGAAGCGGTGTTCGAGGCGGCCCCCGACCTCGTCATCGTCGGCCGGGCGGGGATCGGCGTCGACAACATCGACATCGACGCCGCGACCGACCACGGCGTCATCGTCGCCAACGCGCCGGAGGGGAACGTCCGCGCGGCCGCGGAACACACCGTCGCGATGGCCTTCGCGACCGCCCGCTCCATCCCGCAGGCACACGCCCGCCTCCGGGACGGCGAGTGGGCGAAAGGCGACTACCTCGGGACCGAACTCAACGGCAAGACGCTCGGCGTCGTCGGACTCGGGCGCGTCGGTCAGGAGGTCGCAAAGCGGTTGGGATCGCTCGGGATGGAGTTGGTCGCGTACGACCCCTACATCGGCCAGGAGCGCGCCGACCAACTCGGGGCCGAACTCGTCGACTTCGAGGCGTGTCTCGACCGCGCCGACTTCCTGACGGTCCACACGCCGCTGACCCCCGAGACCGAGGGACTGATCGCCGGGGACGAACTCACACACATGGAGGGTGGCTACCTGATCAACTGCGCTCGGGGCGGCGTCGTCGACGAGACGGCCCTCGCCGCGGCCGTTGAGGACGGCACGCTCGCCGGCGCAGCGGTCGACGTGTTCGCGGACGAACCCGTCTCGCCGGACAACCCCCTGCTGGCCGTCGACGACGTCGTCGTCACGCCCCACCTGGGGGCGTCGACCGAGGCGGCACAGGAACACGTCGCCACGAGCATCGCCGACCAGGTCGTCGCCGCGTTCGCCGACGAACCCGTCGCGAACGCGCTGAACGCTCCCTCGATCGACGAGAGTGCGTTCCCGCGGGTCGAACCGTACATCGGGCTGGCGGAGACGGCCGGCAAAGTCGCCGCCCAGATGTTCGAGGGCCGGATCTCGACGGTCCGCGTGCGCTACGAGGGTGACATCGCCGACGAGGACGTGGAGTTCGTCACCGCGAGCGCGCTCAAGGGCGTGTTCGAACCTCTGGAGTGGCAAGTGAACGCGGTCAACGCGCCCAATATCGCCGAGGAACGCGGCATCGAGGTGACCGAGGAGAAGACCCGGCAGAGCGACGACTTCCAGAGTCTCGTCACCGTCACTGTCGGCGACGGAACCGACGACATCGTCGTCGGCACCACGCTGTTCGCGGGCGACGACCCGCGCATCGTCCGCATCGACGGCTACCGCGTCGACGCCGTCCCCCACGGACAGATGCTCGTCGTCCGCAACTACGACCGTCCCGGCGTCCTCGGTTTGATCGGGACCGTCCTCGGCGACAACGAGGTCAACATCGCGGGGATGTTCAACGGCCGCGAGACGGTCGGCGGCGAGGCCATGACGGTGTACAACCTTGACGATCCGGTTCCCGAGGGGGCGGTCGAGACCATCCGGGCCGACGAGCGGATCATCGACGTGACCGGCATCACCCTCGGTGACGGCGAGGACGACTAA